CGGTAGCAATAAGGAGCGGAATTATGAAAAATTGGCAAGCGGTATTGATTGCGGCAGTCGTTCCGGTGGGGGCATATGCCGCGCCGATGCCTGTGGTAACGGGCTTCAGCATTTTAGGTGACATTACCAAACAAATTGGCGGTGAGCGCGTAGACGTTCAGAATTTGGTCGGTCACGACCAAGATTCGCATGTTTACCATATGACGGCAGGCGACGTGCGCAAAATCCGCAATGCAAAATTGGTTGTGTTAAACGGTTTGGGTTTAGAAGCTGCCGACATTCGGCGTGCCGCCAAACAAGGCAAAGCCGTGTATGCGGAAGCCGCCGCAGGCATTAAGGCTTTGGAAGCCGGCGAACATCACCACCACCATCATGATCACGGTCATGACCACGGCCATCATCACCATGATCATGGCGAATTCGATCCGCATGTATGGACGGATCCCGTGTTGATGAAAACTTATGCGGCCAATATCGCACAAGCTCTGATTAAAGCCGATCCCGAAGGCAAAGCCTATTACAGCAAACGCTTAACCGACTATCAGGTGCAACTGACCAAGCTGCACGAAGAAACCAAGAAAACCTTCGACAGCATTCCGGCGGAAAAACGCAAAGTGCTGACCGGTCATGACTCCTTTGCCTATATGGCCAAGCGTTACAATATCCAATTTACCGCCGCACAAGGTGTCAGCACGGCAGCAGAGCCTTCCGCCAAACAAATTGCGGCGATTATCCGTCAAATCAAACGCAGCGGTATCAAAGCCGTTTTTGCGGAAAACATTAAAGACACCCGCCAAATCGAGCGAATCGCCAAAGAAACCGGTGTGAAGCTCAACGGCAAGCTGTATTCCGATGCTTTGGGCAGCCGTCCCGAAGCGGATACCTATATTGAAATGTACCGCTACAATGTTAAAGCATTGGCAGATGCCATGAAGCAGTAAACGGTTTGGATAAGCTCAAAAGGCCGTCTGAAATTTTCAGACGGCCTTTGTTCATTGCAGACAAATGATAACCGGGGCTTATGCCGATAAAGCTTGCGTTTGGTGTTGCACCAGTTCGGCAATGCCTTTTTGTCCCAACGCAATCAAAACGGACAACTCTTCCAAGCTGAACGGCGCGCCTTCCGCCGTCCCTTGAATTTCGATTATTTTGCCAGATTCCGTCATCACCAGATTGATGTCGCTGTCGCAGCCGGAATCTTCAGGATAATCCAAATCCAGCAACGGCGTACCGCCGACTACGCCGACCGATACGGCGGCAACGGCTTCGCGAATCGGGTTTTCAGAAATCAAACCCTTAGCCAATAGCTTGTTTACCGCCATGGCAAGCGCGACAAATGCGCCGGTAATCGAAGCCGTGCGTGTGCCGCCGTCTGCCTGAATCACATCGCAGTCGATCAGAATCTGGCGTTCGCCCAGTTTTTCCATATCGACCACGGCACGTAGCGAACGGCCGATCAGGCGTTGGATTTCCTGAGTGCGTCCGCTTTGTTTGCCTGCCGAAGCTTCGCGGCGCATGCGTGAAGCGGTGGAAGCGGGCAGCATACCGTATTCGGCTGTGACCCAACCTTGGTTTTTGCCGCGCAGAAACGGCGGTACGCTTTCGTCAACCGAAGCGGTGCAGATGATTTTGGTATTGCCGCATTCAATTAAAACCGAACCGTCGGTATGCGGCAAAAAGCCGGGCGTTAGCTTAATGCTGCGCAGCGAATCGGCCGCGCGGCCTTCGCGTTGGTAAGAGCTTGTCATAATTTTTTCCTTTAATTGAATTGTTTGGCATTATAACACGGGCGTGTTGTGGTATATTGTTGCCCGAGAAACGATGTTTATTGATATTGGAGCGAGTTGTGACCATTTACAGTATGACCGGTTTTGCCAATGCGGCAGGCGAGTGCGGCGGCAAGCGCATTAATTTGGAAATCCGTGCGGTAAACCACCGCTATTTGGACGTGCAGTTCAGAATGCCCGATGATTTGCGTTATTTGGAAGGCTCGTTGCGCGAACAGATTGCCGGAAAAGCCGCGCGCGGCAAGCTGGAATGTCGGATTCAGATTCAAGACGTGGCCGAAAGCGGCCGCGGTTTGGAAGTGGACGGCGATTTGGTGGCGCAACTGGCCTCCTTAAATAAAAAATGGCGCAAAAAACATCAAGATTTGGGTAAGTTGCGTGTGGCCGATATTTTGCGTTTTCCGGGTGTGTTGGTCAGCCAGAACGCCGATGCCGAAGAGTTTGCCCAAGCAGTTAAAGATTTATTGGCGCAGGCTTTGGAGGATTTCACCGCCGCGCGCGAGCGCGAGGGCGAAAAATTGGGCTTGCACCTGTTGGAACGCTTGGACGGCATGGAGCAGATTGTCGGCGATTTGAACGGTAAATTCCCATCTTTGCTGGAAGCGCATTTGGAAAAAGTCCGTACCCGTTTGCGCGAAGCGGTGGAAATTGTCGATAACGACCGTTTGCAGCAGGAGTTTGCGCTGTTTATGCAGAAAGCTGATGTGGACGAAGAATTCAGCCGTCTGCGTACGCACATTGCCGAAGTGCGCCGTATTGTGAAACAGGCCAAAGGCGGCGTGGGCAAGCGTTTGGATTTTCTGATGCAGGAACTGAACCGCGAAGCGAATACGCTCGGCAGCAAGGCGATTGCGGCGGAATGTACGCAGGCTTCGGTTGAGTTGAAGGTGTTGATCGAGCAAATGCGCGAACAGGTTCAGAATATCGAATAATAAGTCATTCGTCATTGAACAGGCCGTCTGAAATTTTCAGACGGCCTGTTGGTTTAGTCTTTGCCCTGCCGGTTGTGGTGGGTGATGTCGAAGCCTTGGCGTTTGTAGGCGGAAAAACGCTTGCGGGCTTCGTCCAAATCTTCCAAGCCGGTGCCGACGATTTCCAGCACCCGTTCGGGCGGGGGAACGGCGTCGCACCAAAAATCGGGTGACAAGTTTAAAACTACCCGGCCCGGCTGAAGTGCAGGGAAAGTTTGACCGAAAGTAACCAATACCGGCGCGTCTTCGGGCTGCGGTTGGTTGGGATACCAGATTTCATGCGGCAGAAACGCGGTCGGTTCATAGCTCCATAAATCCAAGTTCAGCTTTTCGGCGGCTTCGCCGTCTTCCGTCCAAACCAATACCCGGCTGCCGCTTTGCACGGCGCGTGCAGTCAGGCGGCAGGCAAAAAGGTGGCAATCGCTGACGTGAGTGTAAAACGTGGCTTGAGGCATGGATTTTCCTAACAGGTTGGCAGGTGAAACCGATGACACCGTATGTTTGCGGCGGTGTGCCGCTGTGCGGTAAAAGCTTATCGGTTGTAAACGGTATTATTTTAGCGGAAACAGAGAGGCCGTCTGAAAATTATTGCGGTTTTCAGACGGCCTTGGATTTCAAATAAATGAAATTATGCGTTCAGATTACGCAGATAGTTGAGCAGCAGCGGAACGGGGCGGCCGCTTGCGCCTTTTTCTTTGCCCGATTTCCATGCCGTACCGGCGATATCCAAATGCGCCCAGTTGTAGTTTTCGGTGAAGTATGACAGGAACGTGGCAGCCGTGATGGTACCGGCAGCGCGTCCTCCGATATTTTGCAGGTCGGCGAAGTTGGATTTAAGCTGTTCTTTATAGTTGTCGAACAGCGGCAGCTGCCATGCTTTGTCGCCCGAATCTTCGGCGGCGGCCAGCAGTTGGTCGGCCAGTTCTTGATTGTTGGCCATCAGGCCGCTCACTTCGTGGCCGAGTGCAATAATGCAGGCTCCGGTCAGCGTGGCAACGTCGATAACGGCTTTCGGGTTGAACTGTTCGGCATAAGTCAGCGCGTCGCATAAAATCAGACGGCCTTCCGCATCGGTATTCAATACTTCGATGGTTAAGCCTTTCATGCTGGTTACGATGTCGCCCGGTTTGTTGGCACCGCCCGAAGGCATGTTTTCGCAAGTCGGTACGACGGCAATCAGGTTGATGGGCAGCTGCATTTTTACTGCTGCGCAGAATGTACCGATAACGGTTGCCGCGCCGCACATGTCGAATTTCATTTCGTCCATGTTTTCGCCCGGTTTCAGGGAAATGCCGCCGCTGTCGAAGGTAATGCCTTTGCCGACCAAAACAACGGGAGCGGCTTCTTTATCTTCTGCTCCGAAGTAGCTTAACTCCACCAGATAAGGCTTCTCTTTGCTGCCTTTGGCTACCGACCAAAACGAACCCATGTTTTCTTTGATGTAGTCTTTTTCCAGAATTTTGGCGGATGCGCCCAATTTTTTCGCTTCGGCTTTGGCGGTTTTGGCTAAGAATTTCGGTGTGCATTCGTTTGGCGCGGCATTGCCCAAATCGCGGCAGAGGCTCATGCCGTAAACCAGTGCTTCGGCAACGGTAACGGCCGCTTGTACGGCTTCGGCGTGTTGGCTGTGGTAGAACGCGGCGGCGGTGAGTTTGGCCGGAGAAGTTTCTTGTTTGTAGCGTTCGAAACGGTAAACGGCATTGCCCAATGTAGTGGCGAACACTTCTGCGACCAGCGGTGCGTCAACTGCGCAGAAAGGCTCGAGGCATACGTTTAACTGTTCTTGCTTTTGCGCCCATGCAGCCGCTTCTTTGGCTGCTTTTTCGACGGTAGCGCGTTGCGTGTCTTTCATGCGTACGACGCCGACGGATTTCAGACGGCCTGCTTCGATGATTTTGGTTTCGGCAAAAGCCTGTCCTTCTTCCAACGAGGCGCACAGCAGTGCGGCGGTTTCGTCATTGTTGTTTTCCGAACAGGGGCATGCGTCTGTGCAGACATAAAGCAAGGCACCTGCTTGGTTTGGCTGCAATTTTTCGGCTTTTATGCTAAATTCCATGTTTCTTCTCCGATACAACGGTTAAATAAATGTTTTCAGACGGCCTTTTCAAATAATACAGACTGAAACGGGTCGTTTGGATGAAAGCATTTGGATTGTACCCGAATTCAGGCCGTCTGAAATACTTGCCGCTTAGGCAGTTAGCGATTCTATGATTTACCAGCGTAATTTTATTAAAGAACTCTCTTTTACCGCAGTCGGCATTTTTGTCGTACTGCTGGCCGTGTTGGTGTCCACTCAGGCGATCAACCTGCTCGGCCGTGCGGCAGACGGCAGGGTGGCGATTGATGCGGTGGCGGCATTGGTCGGATTCTGGGTGGTAGGTATGACGCCGCTGCTGTTGGTGCTCACTGCCTATATCAGCATTTTGGCAGTGTTGACCCGCTATTGGCGCGACAGCGAAATGTCGGTGTGGCTTTCTTGCGGTTTGGCATTGAAACAGTGGCTGCGGCCGGTGATGCAGTTTACCGTGCCGTTTGCCGTATTGATCGCCGTCATGCAGCTTTGGGTAATGCCGTGGGCGGAATTGCGCAGCCGCGAGTATGCGGAAATTTTGAAGCAGAAGCAGGAGCTTTCTTTAATTGAGGCAGGCGAGTTCCGCGCTTTGGGCAAGAAAAACGGCAGGGTCTATTTTGTCGAACGGTTCGACACCGATTCGGGCGTGATGAAAAACCTGTTTCTGCGCGAGCAGGACGATAAAGGCAACGACAACGTAATTTTTGCCAAAGAAGGCACGTTTTCCCTGAAAGATAACAAACGTACATTGGAATTGAGCGGCGGTTACCGATACAGCGGCACTCCGGGCAGAGCGGATTACAATCAGGTTTCTTTCGAACGGCTGAGCCTGATTATCAGTACGACGCCGAAAATCATCGACCCGATTTCCCACCGGCGCACCATTCCGACCATGCAGCTTTTCGGAAGCAGCAATCCGCAATATCAGGCTGAATTAATGTGGCGTTTGTCGCTGCCGATCAGCGTGCTGCTGTTGGCGTTGGCTGCAGTGCCTTTGTCGTATTTCAATCCGAGAACGGGGCATACTTACAATATTTTGTTTGCCATCGGCCTGTATCTGATTTATCAAAACGGCTTGACCTTTCTGCGTAATGCGGTGGAAGACGGCAAGCTGAATTTCTGGCTCGGTATGCTGCCCATGCATATTTTGGTGGCGTTGGCTGCAATCGTTTTGCTGAGGGTACGCAGTATGCCGGCACAGCCTTTCCTTCAGGCTTTGGCCAACAGCATGAAAGGCGGTGGCAAATGAAATTGATCAACCGTTATCTGATTAGCAGATTGAGCGTGATGACGCTGTATGCTTTGGTGTCGCTGTTGGCGTTGTACAGTTTTTTCGACATTATCAGCGAAGTCGGCGATATCGGCGAGGGCAGCTACAACGGCTGGAAAGTGATGTTGTATGTGGCCATGC
Above is a genomic segment from Neisseria weaveri containing:
- a CDS encoding DNA polymerase III subunit chi; amino-acid sequence: MPQATFYTHVSDCHLFACRLTARAVQSGSRVLVWTEDGEAAEKLNLDLWSYEPTAFLPHEIWYPNQPQPEDAPVLVTFGQTFPALQPGRVVLNLSPDFWCDAVPPPERVLEIVGTGLEDLDEARKRFSAYKRQGFDITHHNRQGKD
- a CDS encoding metal ABC transporter solute-binding protein, Zn/Mn family yields the protein MKNWQAVLIAAVVPVGAYAAPMPVVTGFSILGDITKQIGGERVDVQNLVGHDQDSHVYHMTAGDVRKIRNAKLVVLNGLGLEAADIRRAAKQGKAVYAEAAAGIKALEAGEHHHHHHDHGHDHGHHHHDHGEFDPHVWTDPVLMKTYAANIAQALIKADPEGKAYYSKRLTDYQVQLTKLHEETKKTFDSIPAEKRKVLTGHDSFAYMAKRYNIQFTAAQGVSTAAEPSAKQIAAIIRQIKRSGIKAVFAENIKDTRQIERIAKETGVKLNGKLYSDALGSRPEADTYIEMYRYNVKALADAMKQ
- a CDS encoding leucyl aminopeptidase encodes the protein MEFSIKAEKLQPNQAGALLYVCTDACPCSENNNDETAALLCASLEEGQAFAETKIIEAGRLKSVGVVRMKDTQRATVEKAAKEAAAWAQKQEQLNVCLEPFCAVDAPLVAEVFATTLGNAVYRFERYKQETSPAKLTAAAFYHSQHAEAVQAAVTVAEALVYGMSLCRDLGNAAPNECTPKFLAKTAKAEAKKLGASAKILEKDYIKENMGSFWSVAKGSKEKPYLVELSYFGAEDKEAAPVVLVGKGITFDSGGISLKPGENMDEMKFDMCGAATVIGTFCAAVKMQLPINLIAVVPTCENMPSGGANKPGDIVTSMKGLTIEVLNTDAEGRLILCDALTYAEQFNPKAVIDVATLTGACIIALGHEVSGLMANNQELADQLLAAAEDSGDKAWQLPLFDNYKEQLKSNFADLQNIGGRAAGTITAATFLSYFTENYNWAHLDIAGTAWKSGKEKGASGRPVPLLLNYLRNLNA
- the lptF gene encoding LPS export ABC transporter permease LptF; translated protein: MIYQRNFIKELSFTAVGIFVVLLAVLVSTQAINLLGRAADGRVAIDAVAALVGFWVVGMTPLLLVLTAYISILAVLTRYWRDSEMSVWLSCGLALKQWLRPVMQFTVPFAVLIAVMQLWVMPWAELRSREYAEILKQKQELSLIEAGEFRALGKKNGRVYFVERFDTDSGVMKNLFLREQDDKGNDNVIFAKEGTFSLKDNKRTLELSGGYRYSGTPGRADYNQVSFERLSLIISTTPKIIDPISHRRTIPTMQLFGSSNPQYQAELMWRLSLPISVLLLALAAVPLSYFNPRTGHTYNILFAIGLYLIYQNGLTFLRNAVEDGKLNFWLGMLPMHILVALAAIVLLRVRSMPAQPFLQALANSMKGGGK
- the rph gene encoding ribonuclease PH, encoding MTSSYQREGRAADSLRSIKLTPGFLPHTDGSVLIECGNTKIICTASVDESVPPFLRGKNQGWVTAEYGMLPASTASRMRREASAGKQSGRTQEIQRLIGRSLRAVVDMEKLGERQILIDCDVIQADGGTRTASITGAFVALAMAVNKLLAKGLISENPIREAVAAVSVGVVGGTPLLDLDYPEDSGCDSDINLVMTESGKIIEIQGTAEGAPFSLEELSVLIALGQKGIAELVQHQTQALSA
- a CDS encoding YicC/YloC family endoribonuclease, yielding MTGFANAAGECGGKRINLEIRAVNHRYLDVQFRMPDDLRYLEGSLREQIAGKAARGKLECRIQIQDVAESGRGLEVDGDLVAQLASLNKKWRKKHQDLGKLRVADILRFPGVLVSQNADAEEFAQAVKDLLAQALEDFTAAREREGEKLGLHLLERLDGMEQIVGDLNGKFPSLLEAHLEKVRTRLREAVEIVDNDRLQQEFALFMQKADVDEEFSRLRTHIAEVRRIVKQAKGGVGKRLDFLMQELNREANTLGSKAIAAECTQASVELKVLIEQMREQVQNIE